The following are encoded together in the Magnetospirillum gryphiswaldense MSR-1 v2 genome:
- a CDS encoding aspartate-semialdehyde dehydrogenase produces the protein MGYKVAVIGATGNVGREILQTLAERNFPVSEVVALASARSVGKEVSFGEDKILKVKDLETYDFKGTDIALSSPGAKVSSIHSPRAAAAGCVVIDNTSHFRMDPNVPLVVPEVNPEAIAEYTKSGIIANPNCSTIQMVVALKPLHTLGKIKRVVVSTYQSVSGAGKEGMDELFEQTRGVFVNDARDPQKFPKPIAFNLIPQIDVFMEDGSTKEEWKMTVETKKILDSTIDVHATCVRVPVFVGHSECVNVEFENPVSVEAATRALSKAPGVIVVDKHEPGGYVTPVECVGEDAVYVSRIRKDPTIANGLSFWCVSDNLRKGAALNAVQIAEVLIKDYLKK, from the coding sequence ATGGGTTACAAGGTTGCTGTGATCGGAGCCACGGGCAATGTGGGCCGCGAAATTCTGCAGACCCTGGCCGAACGGAATTTCCCGGTCAGCGAAGTGGTCGCTTTGGCCTCGGCCCGCTCGGTCGGCAAGGAAGTGTCCTTCGGCGAAGACAAGATTCTGAAGGTCAAGGATCTTGAAACCTATGACTTCAAGGGCACCGATATCGCCCTGTCGTCGCCCGGCGCCAAGGTCTCGTCGATTCACAGCCCGCGTGCCGCCGCCGCCGGCTGCGTCGTCATCGACAACACCTCGCATTTCCGCATGGACCCCAACGTGCCGCTGGTGGTCCCCGAGGTGAACCCGGAAGCCATCGCCGAGTACACCAAGTCCGGCATCATCGCCAATCCCAATTGCTCGACCATCCAGATGGTCGTCGCCTTGAAGCCCCTGCACACCCTGGGCAAGATCAAGCGCGTGGTCGTCAGCACCTATCAATCGGTGTCGGGCGCCGGCAAGGAAGGCATGGACGAATTGTTCGAGCAGACCCGCGGCGTCTTCGTCAACGACGCCCGCGATCCGCAGAAGTTCCCCAAGCCCATCGCCTTCAACCTGATCCCGCAGATCGACGTCTTCATGGAAGACGGCTCGACCAAGGAAGAATGGAAGATGACGGTGGAGACCAAGAAGATCCTGGACTCCACCATCGACGTCCACGCCACCTGCGTGCGCGTGCCGGTCTTCGTCGGCCATTCCGAATGCGTCAATGTCGAGTTCGAGAACCCGGTCTCGGTCGAAGCCGCCACCCGCGCCCTGTCCAAGGCGCCGGGCGTGATCGTCGTCGACAAGCACGAGCCGGGCGGATACGTCACCCCGGTGGAATGCGTGGGTGAGGACGCGGTCTATGTCAGCCGCATCCGCAAGGATCCGACCATCGCCAACGGCCTGTCGTTCTGGTGCGTGTCCGACAACCTGCGCAAGGGCGCGGCGCTGAACGCCGTTCAGATCGCCGAAGTCCTGATCAAGGATTATCTGAAGAAATAA